In Dyadobacter subterraneus, a single genomic region encodes these proteins:
- a CDS encoding ABC transporter ATP-binding protein codes for MQIKVENIGKKFIKEWIIRRASFVLEQGQMYTFVGPNGSGKSTLLQLLTGMTPASEGRIGYFDDGKEIEVDSWYKHLVIAAPYLELIEEFTLREHLEFHKKFKPFKNNISSADFEDFIQLSHASGKVIRHFSSGMKQRVKLGLAFMSDVSVIFLDEPTTNLDVHGINWYLDNVTKSTEKQLVLLGSNVKQEYEFCENIINVSAFK; via the coding sequence GTGCAGATCAAAGTAGAAAATATAGGTAAGAAATTCATTAAGGAATGGATTATCCGCAGGGCAAGTTTTGTGTTGGAACAGGGGCAGATGTATACCTTTGTTGGGCCGAATGGAAGCGGTAAATCAACGCTTTTACAGTTACTTACAGGTATGACGCCGGCAAGTGAAGGAAGGATCGGTTATTTTGATGATGGAAAAGAAATTGAGGTAGATAGCTGGTATAAACATTTGGTTATAGCAGCACCATATCTTGAATTGATTGAAGAATTTACTTTGCGTGAACACCTGGAATTTCATAAAAAATTCAAGCCTTTTAAAAATAATATTTCGTCGGCTGATTTTGAGGATTTTATACAATTATCCCATGCAAGCGGAAAAGTGATCAGGCATTTTTCTTCTGGGATGAAACAGCGGGTGAAACTTGGATTGGCATTTATGTCGGATGTGTCCGTTATTTTTTTGGATGAACCTACGACAAATCTCGATGTGCACGGAATAAACTGGTATCTTGATAATGTTACGAAATCAACTGAAAAACAATTGGTTTTGCTAGGTTCGAATGTGAAACAGGAATATGAGTTTTGTGAAAATATCATAAACGTTTCGGCGTTCAAATAA